The Fusarium oxysporum f. sp. lycopersici 4287 chromosome 6, whole genome shotgun sequence DNA segment agatgtGATCCGGTGCCTTGCGTCGGCCGCATGAGCAGACCAGGCGTGCGTCGTTGTGGTTGAACCTCTCGTGATACACGGCGAAGTCCCCGTGGAGGGACCTCGCTGCCAACAAGTGGTGAAAGGCTGCGCGCGGGAGCGACAGCTCCGACGGGCAGCCTGTGGTCGCCTTGAGGTTGAGTCTCTTGTACTGCTCGGGAGCGGACGTGGACCACCATGCCTCGAATGCTTCTTTCAGTTTCTGTCTTGCGATTCTTCGTAGGTGAGCCAGCGTCGGTTGAGCATCTTTGGGCTCGGGCAGTGCTGATGCTGCTTTTGCCAGTATGTCGGCCTGTTCGTTGCCGGGGATATCGGAGTGTCCTGGCACCCAAAGCACCTGGACGGCTCCATGCGATGTTGCCAGAGCCTGGAACTCGAGGAAGACGTGTTGAGAGGAGTCAGAGGGTGTACCTCGCAGGCACGTGGCGGCCGCGAGGTTATCCAGGGCAGATGAAGATGTTCTGTGCTCATCTCGCAGGTTTAGGGCAGCCTTCAGGCCCTCCAATGCCCCGGTAGCTTCAGCGTCGAAGACCTCAGCAGGTCCAAGGCGACCCGATCCGTCAAAGGTTGGGACATTGTTCTGGTGAATGGTAAAGCCGTAGCTGGCCACCCCTTTTGAGGACAGAGAGCCATCGGAGTATACAACCAAGGTGAGCGGGTCGAGAGACTCGACCCAGCGGATAAAGGCGTCGGCTGATTTCTCCTTTGATGCCATCTGGAGTGGAGGCATCTGTTcttgatggaagcatcgtTGAATAAGCTTTGGTCGTGTGCAGGATGCCAAGAGTTCGTCTGTGCGTCGAAGACGTGTCCTGAAGACACTTTCTGTCTGTATTTGATATCTTCGCTTGATGAGGTCATGGTAAGTAGGTTGGTGAGGCCGGCGTGGCGGGCGCGTTCGGCCCGCCAGAGGGTGAGCTTCATCCAATGATTTGAGTCGCGCGGAGAATCTAAGTCGCCTTGCTTCGAGCAGTTGATCGACTGGTGGTATACCGCTTTCTCTATGTAGGATGGCGGTGGGTGTCGTCTTCCAGACAGGTAGTATGGCTCTCATTGCCTGGTTCATGGCTTTGGCCATTATTTGTACGAGGTGCTGATTACTGGATGGTAGGTCCTTTGTGGGCTGGTTCCACCGCGCCCTGGTCTTGCCCGGGTACCACGCCTCTGAGCCGTGAAGCAGCACCGGTTCGACACATGCTCTGACGGCACTTCGCACAGCGCTCGGCAGAGGGCCGTGTATCGTGTTAGTGAGGCCCCGTAGATGGTAGGCCATTGCCTTCGCCTTAGCCGCCCACTTCTCGACATGGAGTCGGAACGATAATCTGCTGTCCAGCCAGATGCCAAGCCAGCGCAGAGCTGATTCGGGGTGCTTCTCTGCATCGCCGTGGCGTACCGCCGGAGCAGTACTGAGCTTGCTACGGGAGAAGTGCATGACTTCGGTCTTCGTGTCAAAGGAAACGCCGTTCGCTGCGCCCCATCGCACCATCTCGGCGATGGAGCTAGATGCCATAGCAGTGGTCTCATCTACTGTGTCCCCTATGGATAGGATAGCCGTGTCATCTGCATAGCCGAAACGACCTCGTGGGTTGCCCAGTCGGTAAATTGGCTCAGTGTAGAGCAGAAAGAGTATCGGCGATACTGGCGACCCCTGAGGGAGGCCGCACTGgaggggagaagagggcgTGACGGTGTCCTGGTACCTGACACGCGCAGACCGGCCGCTCATGAAGGAGCCAGCCCAGCGAGCCAAATGGTCAGGCCAGCCCTGTTCGCGGAGACGCAGCACAAGCCTATTGCACATGACGGTGTCGAAGGCACCCTGAACATCCATTGTGACCAGAGTCGCCACTTTCTTGCGTGCAAACGCTTCTTCGATGTCGTGTATCAGGACAGTCACCAGGTCTGTCGCAGACCTCTTGGGGAGCGCTCCAGCTTGCTGTGAGTGAAGGACGCTGTAGTGCACAGCTGCCCAGGCTAGGCGGCGTGCGATCAGCCGCTCGAGTCCCTTGCCGAGGCAGGAGAGCAGTGAGATGGGTCGCCATGCTCGCGGCTCTGTGAGGTCTCTTCGCCCTGGTTTCGCGATCATgaccacctccgcctccttgAATGGTTTTGGATGGTGGCCTGTGGTAAGGCATCTTTCGAATAGACGGCGGACGTGTGTCCCGATGATGTGCCATACTGCTTCGAGAAGTTTGACTGTGATGTTGTCCGATCCCGGGGATGTGTTGCCTTTGCTGAGGGTTGCGTACTGCACCTCTTCCATGGAGATCTCCGAAGGGAACGGTATCGGTCTACGAGGAGTGACAGGCATCCAAGGGTTTGTAATGTCGTCTTCTGCAGTCCTGCGTTCTAACGTGGCTTGTCGGAGTGCATTGCCTTTGTCCATCTGGGTCTCATAGACAACATTGTCGACTTGTAAGGGTGGAGGCTGGAAGGCTCCAGGGGATTTCAGCCACCGGACGGCTTTGAAAACAGCACTACTACTGGAGAAGCTATCGATGAGGTCTCGCCAATACTTCCGTTTTGCTCGACGGACCACACGATGAAAGTCTCTCTTGGCGGTCTGGACATCTTGGTTGAAGCCCAGCGGGTAGCTTCGTCTGACGGCTCGAAAAGCAGCCGCGGCGTCGGCGCACTCCTCCGTCCACCAGGGAGCTGGACGACCACCTTTGCGTGCAGGCCGACCAGCTGCCTTGACTGCTGATGTTAGTAGATTTACAAGTGAGGACGCAAGCTCGTCGAGCTCCTTAGGAGTCGAATCTGTTACGGGGATTTCTGTGGCTCCCAGCTCtacgatctcgacgaatcgTTTGACTTCATCTTCCGTCGTCACTCGAATCTTGGCCGACTGTGTCGGAGTCGATCTGATTTCAGGGAAGGTCAAGCTAAGTGTGAAATGGTCGGAGCTAGTGGCGAGGTGGTCCTCGACGGTAGCCTCGGCCAGCGGTAGGTTAGTGAATGCAAGATCGATTGTGTTGCCGTATGGGTTTGTCGGTATGTCTagagtgttgagaaggctgagtTCATGCTCTAACACCCAGTCTGCAATTTCTTGGCCGCGGTTTGTAGCCTGGCCTGTCTGCCAACTATGGTGTCTGGCATTGAAATCGCCAGCAACGAGGCAGCGCTCCGGAACAGGCCATCGCAGTAGCGTGTTCAAGGCGTCCTTCTCGTCGTTCTGGCGATAGAAGTTGACTATCGTCATGCCGTTGACCGTGATCCAGAGAATGTCGCGCATCTCAAAGGGCCGAATCTGGTCGGCCAGAAGTCTTAGGTCTCGTCGGACATATGTCATCACTCTAGGCCGGGTGTCGTTGCTGTTCCACATGTCGACTGGCGTGAACACGTCGTATGCAGGGTGTATCTTGGTCAGACAGCGGTCTTTGGTATGAGCTGTCCACGGCTCCTGCAGGAGTACAATGTCATATCGTTCCGTGTCAGCCAGCGCCAGGGCGCAGTCGTGGGCCGGAGGGATCTTGCCGACGTTGGCCTGGAAGACCTTGAGCAGCTTCTTGTCGTTTTTTTGTGTCTGCGAGTACCTATTCCTGGTCATGAGATCGGTTGATGAGTACTATTCGACGCTTACGCGGTGAGCCTGGCCTGGGATGTTcaggctcctcctctgcctcatAGCCCGTGCTAGGGGCGGTAGCCACCATGATGCACGAGGGTGCCCCTGACGCAGCCGGACTCGGGGTGCGAGCGTTCGACTGTTGATATAATGCGATATCATCCCTTGGCAACTCAGTTGTGCTTTGTTGGATTTCCGTAAGCGACTCTGGCTGTGGATTTAAGTGCCGTTGTCGGTATGTCTCCGCGCCCACCATCCGGATATGCTCTCGTTGTTCTTTAGTAAGTCGGCGAAGGATGCCGCGTACTCTCTTCGGCCGTGCTGGGCACTTACGAAGGCTGGCCTCGTGGGGGCCTAAGCAGTTGACGCACTGTTCCCATGCAGCGCAGTCGTCTACAATGTGGCCAGTCTTGCCACAACGATGGCAGACTGGCTGTCTATGGCAGTTGCGGGCAAAGCGGTAGCCCCAGCACGTTTCGCACTGTTTGGGTACGTCGGTTTTATCTATGAGTCTGGCCGCCCGGCTGCCGAAGAGGGACCAGAACCTCTTCTTGGTGGGCTTCAGGAAGGACACGAGTAGAGTCTTTGTCAGGGGGTTATCCGAGAATTGTCTACCAGTACGTATATCAACGGGCTTGAGCCCTGTCTGGATTTCTATCTCATCGCTGACAACGCTGTCACTGTCCACCTCATTGCCGCGGAAGTCAGTCAATCTTCTGGGAAAGTCCGAGACCACATAAGTGTGCCATTCCTTGTTCGTTTCTACTGCCGTCGCTCCCAGTTCAGCCGCCCACTCGGCCTGCTTCTCCACGAGAAAATCGCGTGTTTCAGAGTCGGCAGTCAGGATGGCCCACCCTGATCTGACCTGGAATACTTGTCGAATCTTGTCCGAGACGGTGCCGAGTTTTTCTTGGATCAGAGTCCGGATCGCATAGCTACTGTGGTCCCTGGCCGGAGCTCCGGCTTCTAGACGGACGAAGACGCGAAGGTTTTGTCGGGGTGGGGCGATGGCCGtttgttgcccttggcgatgaggtggGTCCGATTGCcgatgctgttgttgatgatgttgttgagttgGGCAGGACTGGGCAGCGGGAAGCGAGGCAGCAGCGATGCTGCTGTAAGTAGGCCTGGTAGTCGCGGGTCCGGTGCTGGAGAGCTCTCGTCTCCAGATGCCCAGGAAGCTGTCGGCAAATTGCTGAGCGAAACGTCGTTACGGTTCCGTGGTGAATTGTTGAGCAGCTTCCTCAAACTTGGCGCAgaaggcttggaagaccaTCAGCTTGGCGTTGTACTCTTCCACTTGCTCACGTGCGAGCTCGTTGGCTGATTCGATGATAGAGACTGGCTGGTGTCCAAAGATCAATGGAGGGTTGGTACGCTCAGCTCCTTCCGTAGCTGTAGCAAAAGTGGCTGCGTTGAGTGGTGAGGACGGTGTCTGAGCCGTCCGCTCGGGTCCAGGTGAAACACCAATGGGGCTGTTTACGACCGCGGGGCTGTTTCGCAAGAGGATTGCACGGGCTCCTCGGTTCAGATTAGCGGGAGTGTGGATCCCCAGATCGAAGGGGTCCGCGGCTTGCGGCTGCGCAAAGCGCAGATTGAGGCGTTTGttgtgcacttgttaaggatTTAGGTGTAGACAAGGCCACTTTTTTAACacttgtatgccaagaaagtgtgatgacaaaggaaggtgTCAACAGCTTGAAGGATGGGCAACAAAGTGGCTCCAGGGTGGGGAATCTATCTACCAATATAGACGAAATGTAGATGTAGATAGATGTAGATCTACATCTAACTATCTACCAAGGAGCCATGTGGGtcatctatctatctatcttaCCGTCGGATATGTAGGCGAAATGTAGATAGACGCCGAGATGAAGACGGAAAGTAGAGGGACTTTATTTTAGTGCGCAATTCCCTTCCAAAGCAAGGTACCGGTACCCTCACCTTACTACCTACCAACACCCCCTGTCAGATCATTTCCCTTCCACCTtttcctcaagctcatcgcAAATTTTGGTCAATCTCTTGATACAGCTCCCCCTTTTCAAATGTCAAGTGGCATACCATACAGTCGACTCGCAGTATAGAGCATCTGCCACAATGCCAACTCCAAGCGACTTGTCCAGTCAATCGGTAACTGATGCAAATAATTGCTCAGAGTTATCCAGTCAGCCAGATCTACCAAAACTAGATTCATCGTCGTCCCTCAGCACCTCAATTGCCGTCAAAGACTGGAGTACAGTTTCTCAAACCGTCCGTTGCCATTGGAATCTCTCAACTCGAACTGGACAAGCCACTGGATGGTTTTGGGCTCATGGTTACAATGTTCAAGCCAAAACTGTCACCACCGAACGGGGCCCATCCAGTTGGCTTTGCTGCCATTGCACCCAACAGAAAGTCCACAAACCAAAAGCCTATGTCGCGTCGAATACCCGGAACATTGAAAATCACCTCAGCAAAGCACACAGTGTCTTCCATCCAGATCCATCAAAAGCAAAGCGCTACGTATCGGAGAGACCTTTAAATCAATGCAATCTCCATGAATTTGCCTCCAGGAAGCGGAAAAGGGATGACCATCACGACGAGCTGGTTGCTCGATTTGACAAAGCAACATTCCAGCGCCTGCTCGTTCGGTGGATTACGGACGCAAACCTGTCTTTTCGCCTCTCAGAGCACGTGGGGCTCCATGAACTCTTTGACTATCTCAATCCGTTGGTCCGTGAGACTTCAGCAAACCTTACTCACAAAACAATTCGGGCCAAGGTTATTCATGAGTTCAACACTTACAAAGCCCACGTTACTGATACTTTGCTACGGAGCCCTAGCAAGGTCCACATTGCATTCGATGGCTGGACCTCTCGGAACAGgcattctttcttttccatcaATGCTTTCTTTCTCGACGACGAAAATTTCCAGCCTCGAAAAATCCTGCTAGGCCTCCCAAACGTCGCCATGGCCCACACCGGGGAAGATATCTGCGCAGCGGTCACGGCGGTACTGGAAGAATTCGAGCTTGTACAACACAATAAACTTGGATATTTTGTTCTTGACAATGCTTCAAACAACGATAAGGCTGTGGAGGAATTAGGGCGCAAGTTCGAGTGGCATGAGCCTGCAGCCAGGAGGATTCGCTGCTTTGGACATGTCCTTCACCTTGTCGCTACGGCTATGCTTTTCGTCCACGATACCCAAGCTCTCGAAGACCTTGATCCGGATGACTTCGACGAGTGGACAAAGAGAGGGCCGGTTGGAAAATTACACAACCTTGTCGTCTGGATCAATCGATCGAACAAGGCAACAGTCATCCTGCGCAGACTACAAGACGATGACCCTGACAAGAACTACCCCGGCACGCTTGATGTCGTTCTTGACAACTGCACACGCTGGCTATCGCAATATTATATGATTGAACGTACAATTAAGCTCCGTCGCTaccttgaagaacttgtGGATATCACTATCCAAACGAACAGGAAGTTGGCCCGATCTCGATCTAAAGTCGAAAAATCGCGAAGTTCGCTTCCTTCATGTCTTGAGGAAGACAATCTCCTTACTGATGCAGATTGGGAAGCTCTGAATTGGTTCAGTAACATTCTCGCCATGTTCAATTCTTGCCTTTTGAGGCTTGAAGGTGACTGTCAAGTTCGGCTTCGAAAAGGAGATGCGGAAGCACAGTACGGTATGGTTTGGCAGGTCGCCATTGCATACGAGTTCCTCTTATCAACATTAGAGAGGGCCAAGACAGAGTCAGCGGATCGGCCAGAGTCCAGCTATCTTTCTGCCTGTATCAACTCTGCGTGGGTcaaacttaataaatattacaCCAAGCTCGATGAAACACCGATTTATTACGCAGCTACTGTCCTTCCTACTGGAATACAATGGGCGTTCTTGACAAGGGCGTACAGCGGAAGGGAGGGTTGGATTGACAAGGCTCGATATCTCATCCAAACGCTTTGGGAGGAAGAGTATAGGGATCTTCCCGCCCAGTGGGAGATCGCTGACAGCAATCTTCCTGTAGCCGTGAGGGCACGGGAGTACAATCCCTTTGACTCATTCCAAGACGAGCTTATGTCGTATCCGAACTCCGAAGAAGAATCGGTCGCCGATGAGTTCGAAAGGTGGCAATCTACAAAGCAGGACACATTTTCAAAGCACGATAATCCGCTCGAATACTGGTCTGCCAAGCGGTTTGAGGATCCTCGTGTAGCGAAAATGGCGATTGACGTCTTATCAGTCCCTGCAATGGCTGCCGAATGTGAGAGAGCATTTTCCTCCGCTGGTAATATGGTCTCTCCTCAGCGGGCTCGTTTGGACGCGAGCACAATTGAAGTTACCCAAACGGTTAGGTCATGGCTAAAGGCAGGACTTCTAGAAGGATATGACGGGCTGCTGAAGGAGACGAGTGGCGAAGTGGCCGGGGTAGTTACTTAGTGGCTAGTGCATATCATATTTAGAGTGGTAGATAGAAGCATCTATCTATATCTACATGTAGCCTACCTCTACCTATCTACATTCCGTTTTATGACTAGGCATCTACATCTATCTACCTTCGGTGTCGGTAGATAGATGTAGATAGATTCCCCACCCTGCTTGCTTTTAGTTGCAAGCCAGCATAGATGGTAACCGGGTCTGAGCCTCACTATCTATGACATCTTTTCTGGTAACATGAGAAACGTGATGGAGGAGACTTACGAAGAGGGGGAGGGAGTTTGTTGAGTGGTAGAAAGGTTGTGAGTAGTAGCAGAGGTTGTATTTAAGCcaaagaaaacaaaaaaaaagaaaggaggAACGAAAGGCGGCAGAAGCAATAAATCAAACCAGCTCACGCAGTTTTCTCACCTATGATGAGCTCTAaatctttctctttactAGGTAACTTAAGATCGGGCCATTGGTTGTTTTTATTTGTAGATACATACATCATAGTTTCTTATAACTCAAATCCCTCCCCGTCCGTCTTGCGTTGTTGAAACAGAGTTTCATTTCCTACGTTATTCTACTATTGGATTCCCACTTTTGGTAACTGCCCCAGCGTTCATCAAATCGTTGAGAGACTTTCCGTTTGCGGCATAAAATCTCCTCAGACCCCCTTGTAGCAAGAGTAGCCGTACGATGCATCCGGAGAGGCCATACCCAGTGAGGTAGAACTCACACCTACAGACCTCCGTCAAGGTTGGTCATGCCAACTATCTGATACAAGGTGCTTTATTCTCCATTTAATCACCATTGTATCTGCCATTGCCATGCAACTCTCTTGCAGCCAGTGCTCGCAGTTTGGAAAATTATATATCCGGAAGGCTTTGAAGGGCCTGGGGTATTCCCTCGATCGAAGTGAGACAGCCCTAGACGGATTATAGCAAGTCTTGCCTCTGCCATTACCCGAAACAATAGCACCCGTACTGGTTTTCAGTTTAAACAGAGACCTTCGGCCGACTAcaatattaatataagatcGTTGCCTGTGAAGTTTGTGGTTCAGACCTTTACTCGGCGACCGGAGGTTGAGGAAACAAGAGATGGCCGGGTATTCCAGGTCATGGTATTGTAATGCTTTGCCTCAAGTATCCTTGACCATTCATACTAAATTTTTTCGTAAGACACCACTAGACATTTCATTCACATTGGAAGCCAATTTACCAGCATCAAGGTCGGCTAGCGTGTGGGCGTGGGTGCCGAGATATCAGCTTGTCTGAACTGCAATGGTTGTATCAACGACAACAAGTCATATGGCAAAAAGATAGATATTTAAACATACACTTATCCTGGTAATGCTCTCGTCCTATTCCCTTCGGGTTAAATATTCACAGCTCAGCTCTCCTCGGCGGCACTATGGTGGAGGGAGGATGGTCTCCCCTGTCGTTAACCCGGATTTTCTTAGACCCTGTGCTTCGCTCCCGGTTTGCTACCTGGTTTGTCATATGGACCTTGTCACACTTTCGGACTAACCACTCCAGCTTTCTTGCTTGGTCAGCCCgcaccaagcttctcaaaccCGCCTCAGACAGAAACTCCTGGTCAGCGTATTCGAACCCTGGCACGACAGTTTCGGAGATCAGCAGTCCCTCGCTCTCGCCATCCTCGGCATCAAGCAGGTAACTGGCCTGCCAGACACCTCCTTCAATAACCCATTGGAGCCGTTCGCCCATCTCAATATTGCGTCCCACGACATACGTCTCAACATGTCCGTCGGGGCTGATGAGCACATACCGGCCGCGGCCCAGATGAAGCGAATGGATAATGCGGCTGCGGATACGGTGGAAGTAACACTGTGGGCGGTTGGGTGTGAGATAGTAGTAAATGGTGGTCGAAAGTCTGCGGAACAGCGGTCCGAGGTCGGAACGAAGACCATCCGTCAGGCAGAGAGTCTCCTCGGATAGGGGTTCAGGAGGATATGGTGAGGAAACGGAGTCGACGGAAACGTCGGTTTCTTTAAAGTAGCCACCTTCAATGTGTGGTTCCAAGCCGAGGGCCTCAATGAGCGACGTCACGGAGGGGCTTTCGTCTTGTGAAGTTGGGATGACGTAAAAGTCGCTGATGCCCAGGTCGGGCATGTTGCAATGGGACTCGCTCATACTTGTAAACGACTTCCTAGGGAGCCCGTGAGAATAAGGGCCAAGAGAAGCGGGGATAATAAGCGAGGATCACAAATGTTTTTATACCGCCGCGTACAGAGGTAGATGAGTGATAAGATATCAAAAAGGTTGAAAGCTAGACATTCACCTTGGAGCAGTCCAGCTTACCGAAGATTATAAAGTGAGAGGTAGACGCTTCGGGGGAGCAATTGAAAATGTTGTTACTCAAGCATGGCTTCAGTGGCTGGTTTGCACCGTGAACCCCTCGCTTGGAGATTTCC contains these protein-coding regions:
- a CDS encoding hypothetical protein (At least one base has a quality score < 10), translating into MPDLGISDFYVIPTSQDESPSVTSLIEALGLEPHIEGGYFKETDVSVDSVSSPYPPEPLSEETLCLTDGLRSDLGPLFRRLSTTIYYYLTPNRPQCYFHRIRSRIIHSLHLGRGRYVLISPDGHVETYVVGRNIEMGERLQWVIEGGVWQASYLLDAEDGESEGLLISETVVPGFEYADQEFLSEAGLRSLVRADQARKLEWLVRKCDKVHMTNQVANRERSTGSKKIRVNDRGDHPPSTIVPPRRAEL